A genomic segment from Epinephelus fuscoguttatus linkage group LG17, E.fuscoguttatus.final_Chr_v1 encodes:
- the septin7a gene encoding septin 7a isoform X2, which yields MVVGESGLGKSTLINSLFLTDLYSSEYPGPSHRIKKTVQVEQSKVLIKEGGVHLLLTIVDTPGFGDAVDNSNCWQPVIDHIDSKFEDYLNAESRVNRRQMPDSRVQCCLYFIAPSGHGLKPLDIEFMKRLHEKVNIIPLIAKADTLTPEECQQFKKQIMKEIQEHKIKIYEFPETDDEEEMKMVRKIKDRLPLAVVGSNTIIEVNGKRVRGRQYPWGVAEVENGEHCDFTILRNMLIRTHMQDLKDVTNNVHYENYRSRKLAAVTYNGVDNNKTKGQLTKSPLAQMEEERRDHVSKMKKMEQEMEQVFEMKVKEKLQKLRDSEAELQRRHEQMKKNLEAQHRELEEKRRQHEEEKASWEAQQRILEQQKLEASRTLEKNKKKKIF from the exons GTGGAACAGTCGAAGGTCCTGATAAAGGAAGGAGGAGTGCATCTTCTGCTCACCATTGTTGACACCCCCGGCTTCGGTGATGCGGTGGACAACAGTAATTG TTGGCAGCCGGTCATCGATCACATCGACAGTAAGTTTGAGGATTACCTCAACGCGGAGTCCCGGGTCAACAGACGGCAGATGCCGGACAGCAGAGTGCAGTGCTGCCTGTATTTCATCGCTCCATCTGGACATGG ATTGAAGCCCCTCGATATTGAATTTATGAAACGGTTACACGAAAAAGTAAACATAATCCCGCTCATCGCCAAAGCCGACACACTGACTCCTGAGGAATGTCAACAGTTCAAGAAACAG ATCATGAAAGAAATCCAGGAGCACAAAATCAAAATCTACGAGTTCCCAGAGacagatgatgaggaggagatgaagatgGTCAGGAAAATCAAG GATCGTTTACCCCTGGCTGTAGTCGGTAGTAACACCATTATCGAGGTCAATGGAAAGCGAGTGCGCGGGAGGCAGTACCCCTGGGGTGTGGCAGAAG TGGAAAACGGAGAGCACTGTGACTTCACAATCCTCCGAAATATGCTGATCCG CACCCACATGCAGGACCTGAAGGATGTGACAAATAACGTTCATTACGAAAACTACCGCAGCAGGAAACTTGCTGCAGTCACCTACAACGGCGTGGACAACAATAAGACCAAGGGACAGCTAACCAA GAGTCCTCTAGCccagatggaggaggagagacggGACCACGTGTCCAAGATGAAGAAGATGGAACAAGAAATGGAGCAAGTGTTCGAGATGAAGGTCAAAGAGAAGCTCCAGAAGCTCAGAGACTCTGAGGCCGAG CTCCAGAGGCGTCACGAGCAGATGAAAAAGAACCTGGAGGCCCAGCACAGAGAACTGGAAGAGAAACGTCGCCAACACGAGGAGGAGAAGGCCAGCTGGGAGGCTCAGCAGAGGATCCTGGAACAGCAGAAACTAGAAGCCTCCAG GACCTTggaaaagaacaaaaagaagaagatattTTAA
- the septin7a gene encoding septin 7a isoform X1 yields MVVGESGLGKSTLINSLFLTDLYSSEYPGPSHRIKKTVQVEQSKVLIKEGGVHLLLTIVDTPGFGDAVDNSNCWQPVIDHIDSKFEDYLNAESRVNRRQMPDSRVQCCLYFIAPSGHGLKPLDIEFMKRLHEKVNIIPLIAKADTLTPEECQQFKKQIMKEIQEHKIKIYEFPETDDEEEMKMVRKIKDRLPLAVVGSNTIIEVNGKRVRGRQYPWGVAEVENGEHCDFTILRNMLIRTHMQDLKDVTNNVHYENYRSRKLAAVTYNGVDNNKTKGQLTKPETADGMSPLAQMEEERRDHVSKMKKMEQEMEQVFEMKVKEKLQKLRDSEAELQRRHEQMKKNLEAQHRELEEKRRQHEEEKASWEAQQRILEQQKLEASRTLEKNKKKKIF; encoded by the exons GTGGAACAGTCGAAGGTCCTGATAAAGGAAGGAGGAGTGCATCTTCTGCTCACCATTGTTGACACCCCCGGCTTCGGTGATGCGGTGGACAACAGTAATTG TTGGCAGCCGGTCATCGATCACATCGACAGTAAGTTTGAGGATTACCTCAACGCGGAGTCCCGGGTCAACAGACGGCAGATGCCGGACAGCAGAGTGCAGTGCTGCCTGTATTTCATCGCTCCATCTGGACATGG ATTGAAGCCCCTCGATATTGAATTTATGAAACGGTTACACGAAAAAGTAAACATAATCCCGCTCATCGCCAAAGCCGACACACTGACTCCTGAGGAATGTCAACAGTTCAAGAAACAG ATCATGAAAGAAATCCAGGAGCACAAAATCAAAATCTACGAGTTCCCAGAGacagatgatgaggaggagatgaagatgGTCAGGAAAATCAAG GATCGTTTACCCCTGGCTGTAGTCGGTAGTAACACCATTATCGAGGTCAATGGAAAGCGAGTGCGCGGGAGGCAGTACCCCTGGGGTGTGGCAGAAG TGGAAAACGGAGAGCACTGTGACTTCACAATCCTCCGAAATATGCTGATCCG CACCCACATGCAGGACCTGAAGGATGTGACAAATAACGTTCATTACGAAAACTACCGCAGCAGGAAACTTGCTGCAGTCACCTACAACGGCGTGGACAACAATAAGACCAAGGGACAGCTAACCAA accTGAGACGGCTGATGGCAT GAGTCCTCTAGCccagatggaggaggagagacggGACCACGTGTCCAAGATGAAGAAGATGGAACAAGAAATGGAGCAAGTGTTCGAGATGAAGGTCAAAGAGAAGCTCCAGAAGCTCAGAGACTCTGAGGCCGAG CTCCAGAGGCGTCACGAGCAGATGAAAAAGAACCTGGAGGCCCAGCACAGAGAACTGGAAGAGAAACGTCGCCAACACGAGGAGGAGAAGGCCAGCTGGGAGGCTCAGCAGAGGATCCTGGAACAGCAGAAACTAGAAGCCTCCAG GACCTTggaaaagaacaaaaagaagaagatattTTAA